In a single window of the Coregonus clupeaformis isolate EN_2021a chromosome 10, ASM2061545v1, whole genome shotgun sequence genome:
- the LOC121575756 gene encoding transcription factor HES-5-like, whose product MCQSHTYSLNKETSTTQRSSHGTYNRFSLIYCNEHRTLTNKPVVEKLRRDRINNRIGQLKSLLGPEILTQQPDSKLEKADILEMTLCFLRRQQQNQPVSSCLAPVNQGYSRCVQEIVHFLSKDEVKTQSQRRLLSHFQSLHPSSDKNRRESDLPQLSSPAQHSISKENNPVNSTLWRPWKSPTDWRSTLNQTQWNMLV is encoded by the exons ATGTGTCAGTCTCACACCT ATTCTCTCAACAAAGAGACCAGTACAACACAGAGATCCAGCCATGGCACCTACAATCGATTCAGCTTGATCTACTGTAATGAGCACCGGACTCTGACCAACAAG CCAGTGGTTGAAAAGTTACGCAGAGATCGTATCAACAACAGAATTGGGCAGCTCAAGTCTCTCTTGGGTCCAGAGATCCTCACCCAGCAGCCAGACTCCAAGCTGGAGAAAGCCGACATCTTGGAGATGACACTTTGCTTCCTGAGACGACAGCAACAGAACCAGCCAGTGAGCTCCTGCTTGGCACCTGTCAATCAGGGATACTCCAGGTGTGTCCAAGAGATTGTGCACTTCCTGTCCAAGGATGAGGTGAAGACACAGTCCCAGAGAAGACTGCTGAGCCACTTCCAGAGCCTGCATCCATCCTCTGATAAGAACAGGAGGGAGAGTGACCTGCCTCAGTTGAGCTCCCCAGCCCAGCACAGCATCAGCAAAGAGAATAATCCAGTCAACAGCACACTCTGGAGGCCCTGGAAGAGTCCTACAGACTGGAGGTCCACTCTCAATCAAACTCAATGGAATATGTTGGTCTAA
- the LOC121575802 gene encoding transcription factor HES-5-like gives MAPTITSAVNYSNEQLTLSNKLRKPVVEKLRRDRINNSIEQLKSLLDPEILNQQPDFKLEKADILEMTICLMRQQQQNQPVSASSCSAAVNQGYSRCVQEIVHFLSKDEVKTQTQRLLSHFQSLQPSSDKNRRESDLPQLSSPDQHSISKEKSPVNSALWRPW, from the exons ATGGCACCTACAATCACTTCAGCTGTGAACTACTCTAACGAACAACTGACTCTGAGCAACAAG CTAAGAAAGCCAGTGGTTGAAAAGTTACGCAGAGATCGTATCAACAACAGCATTGAGCAGCTCAAGTCTCTCTTGGATCCAGAGATCCTCAACCAGCAGCCAGATTTCAAACTGGAGAAAGCCGACATCTTGGAGATGACAATTTGCTTAATGAGACAACAGCAACAGAACCAGCCAGTGAGCGCCTCCTCCTGCTCAGCAGCTGTCAATCAGGGTTACTCCAGGTGTGTCCAAGAGATTGTGCACTTCCTGTCCAAGGATGAGGTGAAGACACAGACCCAGAGACTGCTGAGCCATTTCCAGAGCCTGCAGCCATCCTCTGATAAGAACAGGAGGGAGAGTGACCTGCCTCAGTTGAGCTCCCCAGACCAGCACAGCATCAGCAAAGAGAAGAGTCCAGTCAACAGCGCTCTCTGGAGGCCCTGGTAG